One part of the Phoenix dactylifera cultivar Barhee BC4 chromosome 4, palm_55x_up_171113_PBpolish2nd_filt_p, whole genome shotgun sequence genome encodes these proteins:
- the LOC103713966 gene encoding ABC transporter G family member 9-like, translating into MTEMEMQPRSQLEADEEGAGRRPIFATARHPVTLKFEDVVYKIEVKADGSRKGEKTILKGVSGAVLPGEMLAMMGPSGSGKTTLLTALAGRLARPGRRLSGSITYNGRPFSNQLRRNMGFVSQDDILYPHLTVSETLLYTALLRLPRTLSRTEKAAQAEQVMVELGLLGCCNSMIGGSLVRGISGGERKRVSIGQELLINPSLLFLDEPTSGLDSTIAGRIVTTIADLARGGRTVVMTIHQPSSRIFYMFHKILLLSDGHTLYFGKGSDAMNYFASIGYAPAVAMNPADFLLDLANGLAPDETLQSQEALKETLSSAYSHRLHNQIVEELREVGGEFKESELHKTRNEWSTTWWEQFSVLLQRGMKERKHQAFSGFQVAQIIIVAFLGGFMWYGSRGHVQDQMGLLYFILGFWSFYPVFEALFTFPQERTMLTKERVSGMYRLSSYFTARMVGDLPMELILPIVFLTITYWLGGLKHSLWSFLITLSIMLLQVLIAQGLGFALGALVMDLKASTTLASVILLSFMLAGGYYVQHVPPFIAWIKYISYIYYTFKIQISAQYSSGDTYECSGGQRCPVESVPAIAVVGFSHQSLAIAALFIMFIFFRVVAYVALIRVGRIKSGNSSCIH; encoded by the exons ATGACGGAGATGGAGATGCAACCCCGATCGCAGCTGGAAGCAGACGAGGAAGGTGCCGGTCGTCGTCCCATCTTCGCCACGGCCCGCCATCCGGTTACTCTCAAG TTCGAGGATGTGGTGTACAAGATCGAGGTGAAGGCAGACGGCTCCAGGAAGGGCGAGAAGACGATACTGAAGGGGGTGTCCGGGGCCGTGCTCCCGGGGGAGATGCTGGCGATGATGGGACCCTCGGGGAGCGGGAAGACCACCTTGCTTACGGCCCTGGCTGGTCGCCTTGCCCGCCCCGGCCGCCGCCTCTCCGGTAGCATCACCTACAACGGTCGGCCCTTCTCCAACCAGCTCCGGCGCAATATGGGCTTCGTCTCCCAGGACGACATCCTCTACCCCCACCTCACCGTCTCCGAGACCCTCCTCTACAccgccctcctccgcctcccgcgCACCCTCTCCCGCACCGAGAAGGCGGCCCAGGCCGAGCAGGTCATGGTCGAGCTcggcctcctcggctgctgcaaCAGCATGATCGGCGGGTCCCTCGTGCGCGGGATCTCCGGTGGGGAGCGCAAGCGGGTCAGCATCGGCCAGGAGCTGCTCATCAACCCCAGCCTGTTGTTCCTCGACGAGCCTACCTCCGGCCTCGACTCCACCATCGCCGGCCGGATCGTGACCACCATCGCCGACCTCGCCCGGGGGGGCAGGACCGTGGTGATGACCATCCACCAGCCCTCCAgccggatcttctacatgttccaCAAGATCCTGCTGCTCTCCGACGGCCACACCCTTTACTTCGGCAAGGGCTCCGACGCCATGAACTATTTCGCCAGCATCGGCTACGCCCCCGCCGTGGCCATGAATCCCGCCGACTTCCTTCTCGACCTTGCCAACG GTTTGGCTCCCGATGAAACACTGCAGAGCCAAGAAGCTCTTAAGGAGACTTTGTCCTCTGCCTACTCTCACCGCTTGCATAATCAGATAGTTGAGGAGCTCCGAGAAGTAGGAGGAGAATTTAAAGAATCTGAGCTCCATAAAACTAGAAACGAGTGGTCTACAACCTGGTGGGAACAATTCTCAGTGTTGCTCCAGAGAGGCATGAAAGAAAGGAAGCACCAGGCCTTCTCTGGATTCCAGGTTGCACAGATTATTATAGTGGCTTTTCTTGGAGGGTTTATGTGGTATGgatccagaggacatgttcaaGACCAG ATGGGCCTCCTTTACTTTATCCTGGGATTCTGGAGTTTCTACCCCGTCTTCGAAGCCTTATTCACTTTCCCACAGGAACGCACGATGCTGACTAAAGAGAGAGTTTCGGGAATGTACAGGCTCTCCTCCTACTTCACGGCTAGGATGGTTGGTGATTTGCCCATGGAGCTTATCCTCCCCATTGTGTTCCTCACCATCACGTACTGGTTGGGAGGTCTGAAGCATAGCTTGTGGAGCTTCCTCATTACCCTGTCTATCATGCTCCTGCAGGTTCTTATCGCCCAAGGCCTCGGGTTTGCACTCGGGGCCTTGGTCATGGACCTCAAGGCTTCTACCACGCTTGCGTCCGTGATCTTGCTTTCCTTCATGCTCGCTGGGGGGTACTACGTCCAACATGTGCCCCCTTTCATTGCCTGGATCAAGTACATCTCCTACATCTACTACACCTTCAAGATCCAGATATCCGCTCAGTACTCGTCCGGCGACACCTACGAGTGCTCCGGTGGCCAGAGATGTCCTGTTGAAAGTGTTCCTGCAATTGCTGTAGTCGGCTTTAGCCATCAAAGTCTAGCAATTGCGGCCTTGTTCATAATGTTCATCTTTTTTAGGGTGGTGGCTTATGTTGCCTTGATAAGGGTCGGAAGGATCAAGTCGGGCAATAGTTCTTGCATACATTAA
- the LOC113461128 gene encoding uncharacterized protein LOC113461128, whose translation MVGMTVKSRISSSDWSWSPSAAAGSGGLRFQRWGGGLRSRSEGKSRRSSSAAARQPSSVSSRGSTIAISKRTQVVKLDAPMARPPPSPLPLLLPRLRTIKDRLMPTAFFVAYRTFHLCLLHSLVDLLINGYAASDVVKARPLNLLLWMHTKCSMVD comes from the exons ATGGTAGGAATGACCGTGAAGTCAAGGATATCTAGCTCGGACTGGTCCTGGAGCCCTTCGGCGGCGGCGGGGAGTGGGGGGTTACGGTTCCAACGGTGGGGTGGAGGATTGAGGTCGAGATCAGAGGGGAAGTCAAGGAGGAGTAGCTCAGCAGCAGCGAGGCAACCCTCCAGCGTCTCTTCGAGGGGCTCCACCATCGCTATTTCCAAGAGGACCCAG GTGGTTAAATTAGATGCTCCCATGGCGAGGCCGCCTCCCtcacctcttcctcttcttcttcctcgccTCCGAACGATCAAGGACCGCCTCATGCCCACCGCCTTTTTCGTTGCCTACCGTACATTCCACCTCTGCCTCCTCCACAGCCTTGTCGACCTCCTCATCAATGGCTACGCTGCATCCGACGTTGTCAAAGCAAGGCCTCTAAACCTCCTCCTTTGGATGCACACCAAGTGTTCGATGGTTGACTGA